The following coding sequences lie in one Arachis hypogaea cultivar Tifrunner chromosome 4, arahy.Tifrunner.gnm2.J5K5, whole genome shotgun sequence genomic window:
- the LOC112797112 gene encoding argininosuccinate synthase, chloroplastic: MAQLKAFSYSSTLSSPSFQSSRTEQLLHQPSHFLKAARPSSLKKWGPRTSVGASKLQVIKAVLQSETKTGISEMEKGSGLRGKLNKVVLAYSGGLDTSVIVPWLRENYGCEVVCFTADVGQGLQELEGLEAKAKASGASQLVVKDLKEEFVRDYIFPCLRAGAVYERKYLLGTSMARPVIAKAMVDVAKEVGADAVSHGCTGKGNDQVRFELTFFALNPKLNVVAPWREWDITGREDAIEYAKKHNVPVPVTKKSIYSRDRNLWHLSHEGDILEDPANEPKKDMYMMSVAPEDAPNQPEYVEIGIESGLPVSVNGKKLSPSTLLAELNEIGGKHGIGRIDMVENRLVGMKSRGVYETPGGTILFTAVRELESLTLDRETIQVKDSLALKYAELVYAGRWFDPLRESMDAFMQNITKTTTGSVTLKLYKGSVSVTGRKSPYSLYRQDISSFESGQIYDQADAAGFIRLYGLPMRVRAMLEQGI, from the exons ATGGCTCAGCTGAAGGCATTCTCATATTCCTCTacactctcttctccttcttttcaATCATCCAGAACCG AGCAGCTACTGCATCAACcgagtcatttcttgaaggctgcAAGGCCATCATCACTTAAAAAG TGGGGGCCAAGAACAAGTGTTGGTGCCAGTAAGCTTCAAG TTATAAAAGCCGTGCTACAAAGTGAGACAAAGACGGGAATTTCTGAAATGGAGAAGGGAAGTGGCCTACGTGGAAAACTGAATAAGGTTGTCCTGGCTTACAGTGGTGGCTTGGACACATCAGTCATTGTTCCATGGCTGAG AGAGAATTATGGATGTGAAGTTGTTTGCTTCACTGCTGATGTTGGCCAA GGTTTACAAGAATTGGAAGGTTTAGAAGCAAAAGCCAAAGCCAGTGGAGCTTCTCAATTAGTGGTAAAGGATTTGAAGGAGGAATTTGTTAGAGATTATATATTCCCTTGCCTACGAGCTGGTGCAGTTTATGAGAGGAAGTATTTGCTTGGGACCTCAATGGCTCGCCCTGTTATCGCAAAA GCCATGGTTGATGTTGCAAAAGAAGTTGGAGCTGATGCTGTCTCCCATGGGTGTACAGGAAAAGGAAATGATCAG GTTCGATTTGAGCTTACTTTCTTTGCACTGAACCCCAAGCTGAATGTGGTGGCTCCATGGAGGGAGTGGGATATTACAGGGAGAGAAGATGCTATTGAGTATGCCAAAAAGCATAACGTTCCAGTTCCTGTGACAAAGAAATCCATCTATAGCAGGGATCGGAACCTCTGGCACCTTAGtcatgag GGTGATATTTTGGAAGACCCAGCTAACGAGCCTAAAAAGGATATGTACATGATGTCCGTAGCTCCAGAGGATGCTCCAAATCAACCAGA ATATGTGGAAATTGGGATAGAGTCAGGACTACCTGTTTCAGTAAATGGGAAGAAGCTTTCACCATCAACTTTGCTTGCTGAGCTCAACGAGATTGGTGGAAAGCATGGAATTGGCCGAATTGACATGGTTGAGAATCGGCTTGTAGGTATGAAGAGTCGCGGAGTTTATGAAACTCCTGGTGGAACCATCCTATTCACTGCAGTACGTGAGTTGGAGTCTTTGACACTTGATCGAGAAACGATTCAAGTCAAAGATTCTTTGGCCCTTAAGTATGCAGAGTTGGTGTATGCCGGTAGATGGTTTGATCCACTTCGCGAGTCCATGGATGCCTTCATGCAGAACATAACCAAGACCACAACAGGTTCTGTGACTCTGAAATTGTACAAGGGCTCTGTTTCCGTAACTGGCCGGAAGAGCCCTTACAGCTTGTATAGGCAAGACATTTCATCATTCGAGAGTGGGCAGATATATGATCAAGCCGATGCTGCTGGGTTCATCCGGCTTTATGGTCTTCCAATGAGGGTGCGAGCAATGCTTGAGCAGGGCATCTGA